ACAAGAGTTCGACACCAAGTATTCGCCTCGTTACTATGTTGAGCGTGAAGCGTGGGAATGGAATACTGTAGGTGCTGGACATCTCACAGAACTGATCGAAAAGCAGACATCTTCGACGCTGTAGGTCACCACAAGCACGCGCAGACGAGGAACCCGAAGCAAAACCGAGAGGATGATTGAAAGTAGTTACAAACGATTTTCACCACTTTGAGCTGAGAGCACAGAGATCGAGAAGAGGAAAATCGGGGAAGACGAAGGCGGGACGGGGGCAGGGGGAGAAagttgtgtgtggggggaaaaGAACGCAGACGTGAGGTTCCAGACATTTTCTGAAGTcgtgctgctgcagcagccttACCGCGCATGCGCCGCGACCTGCTGACCTGTGACCCTGATTCACCCAAGACGCGCCGTCGGTCGGTTGGCCTGTCACGACGCGGATCGTCCAAGGGTAGATTTTGCCGGGGTGAGAAAGTAGCGGCAAGGACCCTTGGCTGTTGATGATGCTAATAATCCTCACACTTCCACATGGGgtagtggttgtggttgtggggGAGGCTTGTTGAGAAATCATACTTGCTAGCTCTGTCTGTCACACCTGTGCAGCCATCTTCATAAAGCAAGACACACATCCACGAAAGGTCAGCTGGCGGGTTTGTGTTTAATGATGTTTCAGAAAGTTGTTTTTTGGCCGAGTCCTTTAACgagatattttcataaacagAATTTGTTCTACAGCTGTGATAGCTGCGTTCAGACTTGCATCACTAATGTGGACGGTTTGCATTGGCTAATTATCTTTCCCCGTGGCGCGTGCGCCAACAGTTGACCCCAGGTCGAGGGCAGCGTTGCTAAGGACCTTTTCTATCCAGGCCCTCGTCGTAAATCTAATACCAGCCCTCGTGCTGCAGGAAGAGGGATCGCATCAAACGCAGATAAATGCTTCACTCCGTCACCTCGGCTCATTTACATGGCGCAGCCCTcggtgtgtgtgggggatgtTGGGGGGATTTATGGGGTACACTTGTGCTAGATGTTGAAAGAAGTGATTAGATGGGTTTAGGAAAAACAAATCGTGGTAGTAATTGATAGAACATGTCAGATGATGTAGTGGGCGTTGGAGGAGGGGAGAAACAAGTATAATGTTCACAAATTGTACGAGACGTGGAAACGTTCATGAACGAACAAATGGTTCGCCTCTTGCACGCGCACGCACTCGATGCACGCTGCATTGACCAGGCTGGAGGCGGGTACTTCTCATTCTACAGCTTTTCATGCTGGGAGGGTAGAACTGGTCAAGTCTAGCCAAACGGCTAGTACCCTGATTTGTGGAGTAGATGCCAGGTAGGCCATTGTGTCCAGAGCAGGACGTGTTGGAGGAGATCATGCTAGTGGGTCGTCCTGGAGCTTGCATCGTCCTCAAGCCATCGAGAAGACGATGGACTTAGGATTGTCTCCCTGGTTGCGTGTCTTGCATGTCTTGCTCAGACATGCTGTCTCGAGCGTCATGTTGAGTCACTGGGTAGGTGGCGCCTCCTGGGGCGAGGGAGTTGCCGGGAGGGAACTCGTGACAGCGGCAGTGCATGATTTAGTTTAAAGGAATAGCAAGGCAGACATTTTGTCCCTCCTCTCGTCGGCTCCGCAAGGCTTCACAAGGACAGGATTGGCATGGGGTCCTTTTCTACTGTCATTACTTTACACTTGATTATGTTGTTATCATTAAGTAGAAGTACTCGTCAGATATATTGTGGAGCTGACTTCATTGTACACTAAAGTCAATCTGACCGTGAATTTTGGAGCTGAGTGACCTCGTGTGGTACATTCATCTCGTCGGTCgagtagagaaaaaaaaaacagcgcaTGATGACACCTTTTTGTGTCAAGAAGAAAACTATTGCTTATTATATGTGAAGAACTTATGTACTTAGACGATTGGTAGTATTTTGGTCGTTGTATTGATACAACTATGTTTAGTGCATGAATTTATCTTTAATAATTTGCATAAGGCGCCACACTCATTATCCCGAACAAGGAAATGAACAGCTCTTTGGAGATAAATTATCCTCTTACCCTTCTTTGTTGTGATCTGCCAATAAAATGGCCATTAGATGGAGACGGCGAGGCTGGATTGGGACAGGTGGCGGGGTAGGAGGAGCAGAGTGGGGTACCGATATCTCGTAAATCGCTCACctgttagtttattttttgtgtaaatgtgttcTAAGTCTCGGCTTCTGTTGCCAGTCACACCCGTTAGATGATTCTCCTGAAAGGCATCCAAGATATGGAGCATTCGTGGAACGCGGCCTTTTGTAACACCTTTGGCACAGGTGAGGGTAATAACGCCCCCTGCCGGCACTCTCTGTTTACCTGTAGCCTCACAGTGGCTTGTGGCACTCTCACCAGAACACAGGAACAAAGGGGCCTCCACTCGCGGTCAACGGTGTTGTCTTGAGTGACCTGCAGGTTCACAAAGGCTTTCCGACAAGTTCTCTCCAGTGTTCGACAAATACGGAGCCTCGGTCCCCAAACTGCTCCTCCGTTTGTGGGCCTTATTTTTCCTCCCCAGGTGTGTATTTCATTCGTCACAGTGTGTGCTGTAACGGTCTGTTTTACCTGCCTCCCGAGGGTCCTCATGTCCCTCACCCCCCATCTGTTCTCAAATCTGCGACATGTTCTATATTTCACGAAGGAGTGGTTTGTTTTGGAGGAATTTCCGAAGGTGTGCAGCCAACCTCGCCTCTCATTTTCTTGTTCtctaatctttatttttaatcgcTTCCGCTCAGACCCCTTGCGTGTGAGCCGCCGGATTTTTCATTTGAATGCATAGTGTTTTGTTGCTAGGATATAAGGCTAGGCCTGCCTCGACTAGACAGGCAGGAGTGGTTTGTCTGGACATGTTCTCTCACAGTGTATAATGGCGCTTACCTGGGAATTACTTCAACTGAAGACGGTTTTCTTTATCGAtgtataattgtgtgtgtgtgggtgagggggagagagtgttgacaagaatattttttgcaaacttCCAGAAAAAAGCTGGACATGCTGTCCACTCCCTTTTGGACCAGCGGCATTGGGGGAATGACAAGAATCgtcctttcttcctccctccccgcTCTTATCTGTTCATCCCCGAGGTATTTACACCTGCGAGTGAAGAAAATCCGTTCTGACAAGTAGAAACTCTTATATTCCGTATCGCCATCGCTTATACTTGTCAGACAtctgtcacgtggtctttgAGGCTTGATGGGGGATATTTTAGTGGGAGGGAGTAGTAAGTGTGCAATCTCTCGGTCTGAGGGGTTGAAAACTTGAAGCGCGTGCCACATAAGATTTTGAGTTTGGGCGACTTGTCCATGGACCTGATGGTCATCACTGGCGTTGACCACCAGACTTCGATACCACACCATTTCTATCTACTTTCTCATCTCTTAACAATCTGTGAGGCACAATTAACTGCTTGTTAATGCAACGCATGCGCACGGATGTACGGGAAGAAGTAAGCGTGTGTTGGAGAAGGTGAAGAAGGTGGACATGTATGTGGAGCGAAGTACGAACCGGTTGTCGGAGAAGGAGTCTCTTGTGTCCCCTCACGAAattttaatcaacaaaaaagTACCTCAGTAAATATTCATTTCCATCTTGGTCTGAAGGGTTGACAGAACCCAgacagaaaattgaaaaatagaaaaaaaaattttaataccCAGAAGTGACTTATGCTTGAACGCCTCACTATTAAGGATTCTGGCGATTCTGTTTTTGAATATCAAAACATGATCGGGTTGCCGAAACTGTGTTCTTCGAAACCATCTAAATTGAATCGGTCATTCTTCCCATTCACCTCCATCCCCACACCCTTACCACATTCCCCAACAAGCAACGGGATGGTAGAAATGAAACCGTTGTAGAAACGAAGGTTGAGGGTCAGAACGAAATTCAGAGAAAATGGAATGTGACACTGATGGTGTTTAAGATACATCACACCATCGCCGCCACCTGATGACATTCGTCTTTTCTGGAAGGACTCTCTTGTTTTCTCGGACTATCCTGGCGATGACGCGATAGCCGCACGTGCTGTGCAGGTCAGGAGGTCACCGTTCTCCGTCAGCCTCCCTCTGAGGGGAGGACAGGGGATGCTAGTGGGTCACGTGGTGTGAGGCGGGATCACAAGGCTGTGATGTGAGAAGGAGAATAAGTGAAATGTGAGACTACAGTGAAGTGAGGTGACATGCAGAGTTTAAACTCCTCGCTCCGTGGTGTGGAATGTAGTTTTATGTTCACATAAACTTCGGACACACGCGAGACgccattttttctgtttgccgAGTGACCTCCACTGTAAACTTTTTCACAAAAAGTGTGACAGACGGTTTTTTACCATTTTCGCAAGCTGTTCAAAATTTTCGCGGTGGTTTTAGGTTTTTCAAACATGGCCAGCAACGCCGCTCGCCAATGTGATTAGACATCGATCCGTTCATTCGAGTGAACTTTTGAAAGGTCATGAGGTATGGATCCcacgaatttttattttttgatttgcaaaagatttttgaaaagaaaaaaacttcaggCTCTTTCGGCAACCTTCGTTTGGTCGATTGATTCGCTGCGAAACTTCATCTTGACATTTTTGagtggatatattttttttttatcagagtTATAGTGTTAGAGGCAGTATGTATGTCGGTGacactaaaaatatataaaacaaacactaaatTGAGAGAAAATCGAATGAAATATATTGGGGTGCCAGCGTATGAAGCctactaaaattattttcaattaatcACAAATGATCTACGATGACAAccacaggaaaatgaaaatagaaaaccTGCAACAAGGTCAGTgagaaatgttgacaaaaataaGGATTAGACAAAACAatggagagaaggaggacaACATTGGCCTCAAGACTTCTGACTACTCACACTGTTTGCTCGGCCCTGGGGCTGTTTTGTTGAAGTGTTTATAATTGCAAACATTATCAGGACCATGAACTCCAACTAATGTGTATAcatgtggctgtgtgtgtgtgtgcgattgATTGAGAGAGATTGTGCTGTTCCCACCCCGATACCCCAACTTGTCTTGGTTATTAACGGGTATTGGAAGCCTTAGAGTTAAAATTAGTTGAGAACTCTGCACGGATCATACCttacaagttatttttattgtctcaAATACTGTGTAAAAACATGATTCGAAGCTTCTGAACACTACTCAGCTGAGATGTAGGTTTGCAGTAACGATGACCGACCTCGAGTTCATCCATCGATCACACGGTGAACAGTTGATGGAATCTGCAGGAAGCGAACTTTCAGTACTTCTGAATCATCGGAGCCAAATCACATCGGCTATCTTTGTAACCATAGAAACGAAGTTGAGGTTAGATATTAAAGGGGAGAGGGTGAGCAAAATCGTTTTTTCCCTCCCGAGAATTCCGGAGGTTTGGTGTTGACCTAGAAGTTTCGGCACGTTCGTGTTCCATAACCCATAATTTTTCTCCTGTCAGATTTGGTGCCGTTTGGCTCTGGTCACACACAGCTGCATATTATTTCGCGTGGTTAATAGAacctaaaataatattttatcctattgccttgtgtttgtgtgtgtgaaagagagataagtagagagagagaaaaaaaagcgaaaaatacaaataaaaaggaaaatccaCCCACGAATTGCTTCTTTATCCTTGCCTGCAATATTCTtacattctgttttttttatattgttgaaGGCTCGTCTTTAGCTCCACCCCGAAGTTCCGCCCAAGGCAGCAGTGGAGTTCAGCCTCGAGCTACTTCGCCGGGTGCAGCACCGACCTCAGGAATCCCTACGCCGGTCGGTCGCGGACGTCCTGGATCAGGTGGCGACAAGCAGTCGAACCGCACCAGCGCCAGTTCCACGTCTTCCACATCCTCGTCGAAAAGCTCGTCGTCTAAGCCCTCGACCTCCTCGTCTTCGTCCGGCAACAAGAACTCTATGTTGGACAAGTTCAAGTTCTTCaacaaggacaaggacaagaaGGGCGGGACCAAGAGCGCGTCCAAAGCCAGCAGCAGCTCTCGCTCCGAGGCTGAGTCGCGCGGAGGCAGTTGTGACGTCAAGTCCTCTGCCAGCGCGCCAAACTCCTCGCCGTCGGAGAGTTCCGCGTCGTTAGCTTCCACTGTCGATGGCGCATGCGCGCCTGCGTCATCAACCGCCCCTGCTGGCAAGGGCTCCTCCTCGTCCTCCGCCAAGTCCGGGAAGAAGTCGTTGGTGCGGGCCTTCAGCACCAAACGTGAGCACAGCAGCAGTAGTGGCGGTGGAGTGTCTGGGCCTGGCGCCTTGTCACCCGAGGAGCACCTAAGGCAGGCCTCCCCCGCACCCTCCCCTGTCCCTCCTGGCCTCGTTCTCGCCTCGCCTTCGAGCAGCGCCTCCGTCTTGTCGGGTAGCTCGCCGGCCTTGGGCCGCAAAACCTCGAGTGCCTCGGGGAGCAAAGCAGAGCGAGGGGATCCACGGCTGGGCCAGCCCAGCCCCACCCCGTCCAAAAAAGGCTCCAAACTGGGTAGCTTCATTCCAACCTCCAAGCCCTCTTCGTCAGCATCATCGTCGGGGAAGGGGTCAAAGTCTTCCTCAGGGCCGCCGTTGGACATTGTTGGCCTTCAGTCATCATCCTCCGCTCCCACTACCCCGTCTGTTCCTCCCCCGCCGCTGCCTTCTACCATACCAACGGGGATCCCCAAGCCTCAGGGGCGATCAGGCGGAAGAGGGTCAAAAGAGGAGAAGAGAAGCGGAGGGTCCAGTTCCCGTGAACACAAGTCTCTATTTGGAGGTCAGCCTGGTTCGGGGTCTCAGAGGGGTCTCTCGTCTAGTTCTTCCAAAACGTCTTTACAGCaaccgcagcagcagcagcagcagcaggtgcaGGTGCCGTTGacgcagcagcagctgcagcggCATCACCAACAGCTGCAACAGCTACAACTGCAGCAGctcaaacaacaacagcagcagcagcaccatcatcatcagtcgCGTGGTCAACATTACGAACATAGTGGTTACCCagagcaacaacagcagccGACAAGTCCATCGTTCTCCACATTCAGCTCTGTACCCGGCAACTTTCACATCCCTGGGTATGCGAACATCTTccaacagcagcatcaacagCAGCTCCAGCAACACTCCACCCCGACCTCACCCACCTCGTCACAGCCTTTACGGCTGCCTCCgagcaacagcagccacagcgTGCAGAGCGGGCACGCGCGAGTGAACGTGCAAAGCCTGGACAGGGGGGAGGTGTTAGGGCCCGGCTCCAACGGCCACGCACGCAGCTTGGAGAGGCATGCTAAGGAGTCCGCCATGAGCCTCCACGACGTCTCCGACCGCAGCGCCTTCAGTCCTACCTCCTCCACCGCGGCCCACTACGTGCCGGTGACCATCCCCGCCGCGGGGCTGGAGGGGCATGGTAGGACCGGGCTGGGAGGAGTGGTGGTGAGAGAGGGGGCTCAGCGAGAGTCTCCCACACACCCCTTTGATGTCCCCCAGCCCTAGCCGACATGGGTCTCCCCCACGACGACAGCCATCAACGTGGTCAAGCCGACCTGCTCTACATCTCAGAGCAAGGCAACCAAGACGGACAGCAACACCCAGACCAACCTGTCAGTGCTGAAACGAAGCACGGCTTCCAGAAAAGCGGAGCCAGGGAGCAGCGGCGGGGGTAAAGGTCTTGGCTTGGAAAGGTCAAGTCCAAAGTTGGACACGGGTAGTGGTCGGAACAGTCCGCGGGTGGATGAGAGGACCAGCCCCAAACTGCACGACGGTGCGGAGAAAtctggtggaggtggagggtCAAAGTCTATTGACATTTCCCGCGATGATCTCGTAGCCATGCCGGACCAGACCTGCACCTCCTCGCCGTCAGTGGCACGCAAACAGCTGGACCCCAACGGGGTCAGACCGGTCCCGGCCAGTGAATTCAGCTATGCCGCGCAGGAGAAAAACATGGGCtcgcccaccaccaccagctcgCCAAAGCTAGGCGTCAAGATGCTCAATTCACACCTGGGCAAGCCCGCCAACAACGTGGCCATCGTGCAGCCGCGGCACGGCGAAAAGATCGAGACAACCTTCGACGCCGAGGTCCGGTCAGAGAGCAAGCCATCCTCAGTCAAGGAGACGGCCTTCTCCAGCCACGACGAGAAGACGACCTTCGTGGACGACGCCGGGGAGGCCATGGACATCAAGCCCATGCCACCCATCATGCGCGCGCTGCCTTACGGCTACTTCCGTGGATACTCCGGGTACTCGGCCTTCTCCGGCAGCCGCAACTTCCACATTCCGGGCATCTCCGTGCCCACCTCCGTGTACCCGGCACGCACCCAGAGCCAAGGGCTGGGCGTCAACCGTTCTCTGATGGAGCCAGCCAAGTTCTACTCGGGCCACATCAAGCGCGCTAACTCCAACTGTCCCAGCGTCAACAACGACACCGACTACAGCTCGGATGTGGACACGTACGATTACGTTTCCGGGTACATGTCGGATGGCGACATCCTTAAGAGCAACCGTGCCGACGACTGGGCCAGCGGCTACCTGAGCGAGGGAGGGGCGTCGTTGTACGCTCGGCGCCTTCAGCAGAGGTTCCGCGAGGGCATGCAGGCGGTGCGCGAGTGCATGCAGAAAAGTTCCGGCCTCATGGATGATGACAGGTAAGCCGGGGCCGAGGCTTTGCAGAGTTTCGCGATGTTGTGTCGGTGGATGGTAAGTGATACTCGCGTTCTGGTAAGAGTATGCAAAGTGTCCATGAGTCCGTGGACAGTCAGGGGAGTGGTCGGAGGAAGGGGTGGGTTGAAGGATGCAAGTGTAGGATGGCTGGGTACGATTCGCTTTTTAACCCTACGATGTGAGGTATAATCATAGCGATTCATGGGCGAGATAGTGACGCTGATCATAGGGTGGTGGTGAGCATAAAGTAGTGGTAGTAATCATTGGTAGTGCTGTCGTCATGGTGATAAGAACGCGTCACACAATGGTTAGTTTAACTGTGTGGTGACCCAGACTGTAGAAGTCTAAGAGCATCTTTCTCTTATCTTTTGttcctgtttatgtttcacTTGTGGTTAATAAATCAGAGCACGTGACGGATGAGAGAGAAGTGAGGTAGACATTATGTAAACTAAAGACATCAGCCTTTACTTGTGCTCAAGTCCTAGTTCGCAGACAGTTGAGGGCACAATCTATCAAGACAGCGACTCTTTAAAAATATGTCTTGGTGATGGATAACAGCCTTAGTTGTACACTTGTAAAATTGTTATTACTGTCAAAAAGTCACGCGGGTACAATAAGCGcattcaaacaaacacaccttGCAAACATGTAAACGTGTAAACATGTATTACAACATCGCTGACATTTtgttaaagatatatatattttttttgcattaactgatattgtgtgtgtttgtgcgtgcgagTGCACACCGTCGACAGGAAAAACCCTTTTCAAGGGATGCAACTCAGGTAGAGCAAATGCCATGCCTTGGGCGTAGTTTCCTCCCTTAGATATTGCTATTTCAGACAAAAGCCGTGTTACTaggaatttctttaaaaaaatttaatgtgtGTACTGCTGGAGTTTTGgtcaaaaaaaatttgtctttctcactcattcacgcgcacacacacggaGGGGTGGCCtgtttaaagagagagaaagcgaaacatttcatttaatattaatcattaattgtagAGACCGTTACCCAAATTTGAAAGCGATGCAGGGACCAGGGTAGAGACAGACCGGAGGGAGCGAATCAACGTTGCACGCGGTGACAGGTCATGGCGGTTACGTCACCAAGGTACCCGGGCGGCAGGTTCGTAACAAAAGAGTGACACAGAGTTCGCACGCGGAGCTGCCGGCTGCCATGTTGGGTCCGCGCCGTTTGCAGCCAGTCTGGaggaaagcagacgacatttgtTTACAGCCATCATcatgacttttaaaaaacttcctTGGTGTGGTTCCCCAGCTGCTAGCTTGCTTTGATGTCAGACCGCCATGCAGATGGAGGTGGGGTGGCGACACCCGTCATCGTTTGCGGTGTGTTTTCTCTTTGTGGAGTTTCTCACACAATGTGGGATGAATCATAACCGATGCTTGAGACtggaatatttttctgttgcctCCAGTGGCTTCTCTGCTTTGCTGCCAGCCGCACGGTGTGTTTGAAGTATGAGAAGGCACAGCGCCGTGTCGTCTCTGGCATTGATTCCTTCTGCACAAATCTTTCAAGCTGTCCGACTCGCAGACaacaaggaggaaaaaaaaatcttatccaGCTTTTAAAAATGGCGGCGTATTCTTTCTGGGTGTCACCTTAAAGGAAGAATTTTGTCAACGCTTTCCAGTGTACATCAGAGATTTATACCTACTCGACAGGCTGGATTGTGGAAAGTGGAAAGCTTTACCGtggaatatttgtgtgtgcatcagTGCGAGAagacagtgtcacgtgacatagtCCAACGGAGACAACATTGGACCACGGATCGTGTCCCGGGTGCACAAGCTCCAGGTGTGGAAGTATGCAGATGTCGTATTGTGGGAGGATCGCCAGCCAGCCAACCTACCGATCGCATCCTCCTTCCTCTTTCCACCCCGCTTACCTGTGTAGATCAATTTACCTGCTCCTAGTGTCAGCGTTTCTGTAATACCTGTGAAGGTCACGGACGCTCGCGTTGCACCCTGGGAGCGTCTCTGagaatgaaaaaagacaaagctgATGTTGCGATGGACATTCAGGTGTGAGCAGGAATAACAGTTGGAGGAAATTCACGAACACCTGGTTGGCGAGGTCAGTGATGGAGTCGAAGACAGACGGCAGGTTGCGTCTCGGAGGTTATCACGTGACCAGGTGCAAATACTCAGTCGTCATGCGAGTCACGTGGGCGGTTTGATCGTCGGAAACCTGTGACAGAGTGCGGGAACTATTTATAGACTGTGGttatcgagcagacgacacagcaTCTTGCGGGaatgtggggagggggagatgtaCGTGCGGACACATTGCACGGATGTGACACTTTATTTACCGGGGTGCGCACGTACACGGGATGTGAACTCAGTGCTTGGAAATGTAGGAGTACCTGATGCGAAGTTAGTTGTTTACCTGAGAAATCCTAAAGTTTGTGAGAATTATAGGTACAGGTGTGTTCTTGCAACACCAAGAGAGTCAGGTAGTTGAAGTGAGTGTTATGCAGTGCGAGTATGACCCTCGATGACCCCGGCTACTTtgagggtggtggtgtggaCGGTGTTGTCTGTGTGAGGGACAGTTACTGGCGTGGACCTGGGGTAACCTCGCTGTAACTGTCTGTTAGGGTTCCTACACGTGTTCCTGATGTCGGATACGACTACCCAGCAACCAGCATGCGGACAAACGGAGATTTTCTGCGAACGCTGGACACCACAGGGACCGGCCCCCGGGTGGCGATGATGAGTTTAGGGATCCGCTCCCAGAGGTAGGTGTCGCCAACCTCTTGTCAAAGCCTGGGGGTGGGACTAGCTTCTACATTTAAGACCGGTAAAGAAAAAATTGATTCAAAAATATGTAGACATTGCCATGCAGGATTAACCGATCACCAAAACTTTTCTTAAAGTCGGTTTTAAAGATCCGGGGATTGTCTTGGTGATTGAGTATTTCCgacatttgcatttttatcatttagatACAATCTGAAGAAGCTTCTTCTCACAACCTCGTTCCCCTAAGTCTGCACCATCCCctgtcctccctctccccctcatGTCCCATGGGCATCACAGTCTGTTATGAGAGAGGGAGGAGCTGAGGGGAGTGGTTCAATGCTCCAATCTGCTCGTGTAAGAGGTTTTCAGGCAAATGAAAATCGATGTTTAAAAGAGTTTGGCCCCGGTGTCCTCGGGGGGAAGATGCATTTTACCGTCGATTGCATTCACTTCATCTACCATGTAACTACAGTTTGATTTCTTGGCTGTGGAAGTTCACTACTGCTCTGCTCTGTCTTTCTACCATGGGCGGGTGCGTGcactctctccttcacacactcacagttcCTGTTTGTATTAGTCAGAACCAATGTATTCATGGGATTATTGTTACTGTTAGCTTCTCTATGTCTTCAGTCGTCGATGGAAAACGCAGCAGCGACTTCTGTAATCAAGATCCGGTCCGTCGAGGTCGGAGGgtagaagttattttttttatttccacgtggaagatgaaaatgattgagtgaggaaggggaggagagagagggaacgAGGAAAGATTGGTGTAGTCAAATTGTCTGTACACCTGTGCGCTTGTTATTGCTCCATTTAGACAGAGGATTCAGCAGAAGGTAGAGAAAGGTAATTAAAGTGAACcattgtgtgtgcgcgcgcaagtTAAGGCGCCAAGGTTCACCTCATTAAAGCTGTAATTAAAGTTGCCCTCCATGGAATATTGAGATCATAAAACATCATACATCATAGATTGAGTTTGGCTTGTGCATGGAATCGGTTGATAATGCCGCGTGCACAATAGCTATCCTCCGTGTCCCGTGATGCTCTCCTCCCAAGTAGAAattagcgcatgcgcagtcgaTCACCGGTGGTCCAAGCATAAATCTGAATGTTATAAATTGAAAACGAAATCGGATGATTACCAATTGCACGTGCCCGACAGAACTGCTGATGGCATGAGTCGTGTGCCTGGCTCCTGCACGCCAGGAGGTACATCGGCATCTGCCATGATTTATTGCTCGCCGAAACCTTCAAGCCAGAAAAATGATTAAGTATGGGACCAGAGTAATCCCTCTTGTCTTAAGCCTCCTCGGTGCTTTAATGCCCTCCACACAGCGAGAATGATATGTAATTTGCAAATTCCTTTGAAGATACAATAATTAGCGATGTAGATAACATTTACTTTGTCATAGATGGCTTTTTATGAGAAGGCTGACACGATTACAATTAATCCTATCGTGCTACGTCACTAGCAGGTGTTTAGCAGGATACCAACTCCATGCTACGTCACTAGCAGGTGTTTAGCAGATAACAACTCCATGCTACGTCACTAGCAGGTGTTTAGCAGGATACCAACTCCATGCTACGTCACTAGCAGGTGTTTAGCAGGATACCAACTCCATGCTACGTCACTAGCAGGTGTTTAGCAGGATACCAACTCCATGCTACGTCATTAGCAGGTGTTTAGCAGGATGCCAACTCCAT
The sequence above is a segment of the Pomacea canaliculata isolate SZHN2017 linkage group LG6, ASM307304v1, whole genome shotgun sequence genome. Coding sequences within it:
- the LOC112565664 gene encoding neuron navigator 2-like isoform X7, which produces MEEIYTDWANHYLEKARNKKFITDLQHDIADGVLLAEVIEAVTNEKIRDIKPKPKNSAQMVENINTCLTFLAGLGVSVEGLSAKDIKDGNLKAILGLFFSLSRYKQQQKTQQSQKQGDREPSSKDPQQPPPQQQQVSILRSQCSTGSSSVAIDSDQAGSGGKAAQQLNGGEMISRLPSPFRQGHASKGGPAAAAAASSTPCKETALSTAQLNARNSRAAAAAATAAAPAPVASTGDKSRSHGNQQNNNVAAWNTGSSLAPPRSSAQGSSGVQPRATSPGAAPTSGIPTPVGRGRPGSGGDKQSNRTSASSTSSTSSSKSSSSKPSTSSSSSGNKNSMLDKFKFFNKDKDKKGGTKSASKASSSSRSEAESRGGSCDVKSSASAPNSSPSESSASLASTVDGACAPASSTAPAGKGSSSSSAKSGKKSLVRAFSTKREHSSSSGGGVSGPGALSPEEHLRQASPAPSPVPPGLVLASPSSSASVLSGSSPALGRKTSSASGSKAERGDPRLGQPSPTPSKKGSKLGSFIPTSKPSSSASSSGKGSKSSSGPPLDIVGLQSSSSAPTTPSVPPPPLPSTIPTGIPKPQGRSGGRGSKEEKRSGGSSSREHKSLFGGQPGSGSQRGLSSSSSKTSLQQPQQQQQQQVQVPLTQQQLQRHHQQLQQLQLQQLKQQQQQQHHHHQSRGQHYEHSGYPEQQQQPTSPSFSTFSSVPGNFHIPGYANIFQQQHQQQLQQHSTPTSPTSSQPLRLPPSNSSHSVQSGHARVNVQSLDRGEVLGPGSNGHARSLERHAKESAMSLHDVSDRSAFSPTSSTAAHYVPVTIPAAGLEGHGRTGLGGVVVREGAQRESPTHPFDVPQP
- the LOC112565664 gene encoding neuron navigator 2-like isoform X6, whose amino-acid sequence is MTEEIVRKALIYTDWANHYLEKARNKKFITDLQHDIADGVLLAEVIEAVTNEKIRDIKPKPKNSAQMVENINTCLTFLAGLGVSVEGLSAKDIKDGNLKAILGLFFSLSRYKQQQKTQQSQKQGDREPSSKDPQQPPPQQQQVSILRSQCSTGSSSVAIDSDQAGSGGKAAQQLNGGEMISRLPSPFRQGHASKGGPAAAAAASSTPCKETALSTAQLNARNSRAAAAAATAAAPAPVASTGDKSRSHGNQQNNNVAAWNTGSSLAPPRSSAQGSSGVQPRATSPGAAPTSGIPTPVGRGRPGSGGDKQSNRTSASSTSSTSSSKSSSSKPSTSSSSSGNKNSMLDKFKFFNKDKDKKGGTKSASKASSSSRSEAESRGGSCDVKSSASAPNSSPSESSASLASTVDGACAPASSTAPAGKGSSSSSAKSGKKSLVRAFSTKREHSSSSGGGVSGPGALSPEEHLRQASPAPSPVPPGLVLASPSSSASVLSGSSPALGRKTSSASGSKAERGDPRLGQPSPTPSKKGSKLGSFIPTSKPSSSASSSGKGSKSSSGPPLDIVGLQSSSSAPTTPSVPPPPLPSTIPTGIPKPQGRSGGRGSKEEKRSGGSSSREHKSLFGGQPGSGSQRGLSSSSSKTSLQQPQQQQQQQVQVPLTQQQLQRHHQQLQQLQLQQLKQQQQQQHHHHQSRGQHYEHSGYPEQQQQPTSPSFSTFSSVPGNFHIPGYANIFQQQHQQQLQQHSTPTSPTSSQPLRLPPSNSSHSVQSGHARVNVQSLDRGEVLGPGSNGHARSLERHAKESAMSLHDVSDRSAFSPTSSTAAHYVPVTIPAAGLEGHGRTGLGGVVVREGAQRESPTHPFDVPQP